One SAR324 cluster bacterium DNA window includes the following coding sequences:
- a CDS encoding DsrE family protein gives MKNLLKIMLLGTGLILAVCSSALGYGKQKVVYHINGDNPQQNTGALRNIQNHINAVGAENMDIRVVMHGNGLAVLLYPDEVEGTKMKRGNANEEMQTRITGLKNQGVRFHVCANTLKGRNINLEEDLYDASQDDVVPSGVAELSNLQIQGYTYIKP, from the coding sequence ATGAAAAATCTTCTGAAAATTATGCTGTTGGGAACTGGCTTAATCCTAGCGGTGTGTTCAAGCGCCTTGGGCTACGGCAAGCAAAAAGTCGTTTATCACATCAATGGGGACAATCCACAACAGAACACAGGCGCCTTGCGCAATATTCAAAATCACATCAACGCAGTCGGAGCTGAAAACATGGATATCCGCGTGGTAATGCACGGGAATGGGCTTGCGGTGTTGCTGTATCCGGATGAAGTGGAAGGCACTAAGATGAAGCGTGGGAATGCAAATGAAGAGATGCAAACCCGAATTACAGGTTTGAAGAATCAGGGAGTGCGCTTTCATGTCTGCGCAAACACATTGAAGGGTCGCAATATCAACTTGGAGGAAGATCTATACGATGCCTCCCAGGATGATGTTGTCCCAAGTGGTGTTGCAGAACTCTCCAACCTGCAGATCCAGGGCTACACCTATATCAAGCCGTAA
- a CDS encoding substrate-binding domain-containing protein translates to MILLPKSRAASRPFLMQFINGIFTSIAKQGYTLTVATAQSDAEMVELHRDLFVQRKVDGFILPRTMHDDPRIQILDQLKAPLVLYGQTENLTQYSWFDINQVECFHRATARLLAFGHRHLAFLGGDAQLFYNSLRKKGVELGIEEFDQEEVQLQIFENITTVPDGLDCAMRLLKSPQPPTGFLCALDLAALGVIRATKQLELIPGEHISVIGYEGIPEGEFSEPGLTTFAVDQYEAGFQCGVKLMQLIHEKGAKVTGTLTTAVLLERGSDGPACLNSSELATFIRSRKRLLSS, encoded by the coding sequence TTGATCCTGCTGCCCAAATCTCGGGCTGCAAGTCGTCCATTTCTGATGCAATTCATTAATGGGATCTTCACCTCGATTGCCAAGCAGGGCTATACATTGACGGTGGCAACTGCACAATCTGATGCAGAGATGGTTGAGCTTCATCGTGATCTGTTTGTTCAACGCAAGGTTGATGGATTTATCCTACCTCGAACGATGCATGACGACCCACGCATTCAGATCCTCGATCAATTGAAGGCTCCTCTGGTGCTTTACGGACAAACAGAGAACCTAACCCAGTACTCCTGGTTCGACATCAACCAGGTTGAGTGCTTCCATAGAGCAACAGCTCGCTTGTTGGCTTTTGGGCACAGACACTTAGCATTTCTGGGAGGAGATGCTCAGTTATTTTACAACAGCCTCCGTAAAAAGGGTGTGGAACTCGGAATCGAGGAGTTCGATCAAGAAGAAGTTCAACTGCAGATCTTTGAAAACATCACCACGGTTCCAGATGGGTTGGATTGTGCGATGAGATTGCTGAAATCTCCACAACCTCCGACGGGTTTCCTTTGTGCCTTGGATCTTGCTGCACTTGGAGTCATTCGAGCCACAAAGCAACTGGAGTTGATCCCTGGAGAGCATATCTCAGTAATCGGGTATGAAGGGATTCCCGAGGGGGAATTCAGCGAACCAGGTCTGACCACCTTTGCAGTGGATCAATATGAGGCTGGCTTCCAATGTGGAGTCAAGTTGATGCAATTAATCCACGAAAAAGGGGCCAAGGTCACTGGAACGCTGACCACAGCAGTGTTGCTGGAGCGGGGCTCCGACGGTCCAGCCTGTCTCAATTCTAGTGAATTAGCGACTTTCATCCGTAGTCGCAAACGCTTGCTTTCATCCTAA
- a CDS encoding AEC family transporter — MRLNPIFDVIFPVFAIIGMGYGAAKLNWVKESTVDGLSDFTYHFAVPVMLVQTISRSSLPDQVPWALLFSYYGASFSVLTLGFLSCRALLRRDFGDSAMHGFTSTFPNTVLLGIPVVLMTFGKEATVPLFLIISLHSTLLLPVITTLMEIAKGRNASLSKVTQNALRGVATNPIILSLVSGILMNLFNLRLPEPLDPVAELMGDAVTPCSLFALGATLTRFRIAGRWKDMGMVVVAKLLLHPMIVAFLALVVFQLEYELWVHVAILIAAQPVGVTPYLFSSRYQVNVALASNAMLITTLLAPITLSTLLWFFHR, encoded by the coding sequence GTGCGATTGAATCCTATCTTTGACGTTATCTTCCCAGTTTTTGCCATCATCGGTATGGGCTACGGTGCAGCTAAGCTCAACTGGGTCAAGGAATCGACAGTGGATGGTCTGAGTGATTTCACCTACCACTTTGCAGTTCCAGTGATGTTGGTGCAGACGATCTCCCGCTCCTCATTGCCTGACCAAGTACCCTGGGCCCTTCTGTTCTCCTACTATGGAGCCTCGTTCAGCGTATTGACGCTAGGATTCCTAAGCTGTCGTGCTTTGCTAAGACGAGATTTTGGAGACAGCGCGATGCATGGTTTCACCAGCACGTTCCCAAACACGGTTTTACTAGGCATTCCAGTAGTCTTGATGACTTTTGGGAAAGAAGCGACAGTGCCCTTGTTCCTGATCATCAGTCTGCATTCAACATTACTCCTGCCTGTGATTACGACTCTGATGGAGATTGCCAAGGGACGCAATGCCTCACTCTCAAAAGTCACCCAAAATGCCTTGCGAGGTGTTGCTACCAATCCGATTATCCTGAGCCTGGTTTCAGGAATTCTGATGAACCTGTTCAACCTCCGATTACCGGAACCACTTGATCCTGTTGCAGAATTGATGGGGGATGCAGTCACCCCATGCTCGCTGTTTGCTTTGGGGGCGACACTCACCCGGTTTCGGATTGCAGGACGCTGGAAGGACATGGGGATGGTAGTGGTAGCAAAACTACTCCTGCATCCAATGATTGTTGCTTTTCTAGCTCTGGTTGTTTTTCAGTTGGAGTATGAGCTCTGGGTACATGTAGCGATTCTAATTGCAGCTCAACCCGTTGGTGTGACTCCCTATCTGTTTTCTTCGCGTTATCAGGTCAACGTTGCTCTTGCTAGCAATGCAATGTTGATCACCACTTTACTCGCTCCGATCACCCTGTCGACGCTGTTGTGGTTCTTTCACCGGTAG
- a CDS encoding ion transporter, with protein sequence MDKEVKKRQQLIWRILENHETPVGMWVDRLVIVLIGLDLLIYVLETDSEFEAEYGDTFFWFDAFSVTIFILEFLLRLYACPAVTKFASQDGRIRYLLTPYALMDFLAILPFFLHGIADIRFLRILRLLRIYRRFHYARAFDDLKRTLREKLLEIAKSLFVMICLLFVISSMMYYAERHENPEAFGSILRVMSWAVSTPFTVGFGGATPTSFLGQLLGSLVALLGIGVFAVPSGIVASAYFETRRNSPEPVLSAKESMEEPNDNEGTKHAANFH encoded by the coding sequence ATGGATAAAGAAGTCAAAAAGCGGCAGCAGCTGATCTGGAGAATCCTGGAAAACCATGAGACACCCGTTGGCATGTGGGTGGATCGGCTGGTGATCGTTCTGATCGGACTGGACCTGCTGATCTACGTGCTGGAAACGGACAGTGAGTTCGAAGCAGAATACGGGGACACCTTCTTCTGGTTTGATGCCTTTTCCGTCACTATTTTCATCTTAGAATTTTTGCTCCGACTTTACGCCTGCCCAGCTGTCACCAAGTTCGCAAGTCAGGATGGGCGCATCCGCTACTTACTGACCCCCTATGCCTTGATGGATTTTTTGGCAATCCTACCCTTCTTTCTGCACGGCATTGCCGATATACGGTTTTTACGAATACTTCGCTTGCTTCGCATCTATCGGCGATTTCATTACGCAAGAGCCTTCGATGATCTCAAGAGAACACTCCGAGAAAAATTACTGGAAATCGCAAAGTCATTGTTTGTGATGATTTGTCTGCTCTTTGTTATATCCAGCATGATGTACTATGCGGAACGTCATGAAAATCCAGAGGCGTTTGGAAGCATCCTCAGAGTCATGTCTTGGGCTGTCAGCACACCATTTACAGTAGGATTTGGCGGAGCTACCCCAACGAGTTTCCTTGGTCAATTGTTAGGCTCTCTCGTGGCACTTCTTGGTATCGGTGTCTTTGCGGTACCCTCTGGAATCGTTGCATCTGCATACTTCGAAACAAGAAGAAATTCACCTGAGCCTGTTTTAAGTGCAAAAGAATCGATGGAGGAACCCAATGATAATGAGGGAACCAAACACGCTGCCAACTTTCATTAG
- a CDS encoding ion transporter yields the protein MTLQQRIWEIVEMHETQEAYWFDKFIISLISLNLIAFVLETDPDLAAEFGHWFRTFDAISIGIFTVELAARLYACPSEQRFSGKFGRLRYLFSLHGLVDLLAILPFYLQLIFSFFAFDARFLRILRVLRFLKGFHYSRSLQRLTQIFAGKSEELLSSLIVMLSLLFVTSTLMYYAEHEAQPNKFGSIIESMWWAVATLTTVGYGDVTPITSLGRFLGAASAIIGIGLFAIPTGILAAGFAEPNDPMESKEIEKKPSHKVCQHCGQTLD from the coding sequence ATGACACTACAACAAAGGATCTGGGAGATCGTAGAGATGCACGAAACCCAGGAAGCCTACTGGTTTGATAAGTTCATCATCTCCCTGATTAGTCTGAACCTGATTGCCTTCGTTTTGGAAACTGATCCTGATCTAGCTGCCGAATTCGGTCATTGGTTCCGTACCTTTGACGCGATTTCCATTGGTATTTTTACGGTTGAATTGGCTGCTCGACTCTACGCTTGTCCATCCGAACAGCGATTTTCTGGCAAGTTCGGAAGGTTACGCTACCTATTCTCTCTACATGGATTGGTCGATCTATTGGCAATTCTGCCCTTCTATCTGCAATTGATCTTCAGCTTCTTTGCCTTTGATGCTCGTTTCTTGAGAATTCTCAGGGTCCTGCGATTTTTGAAAGGCTTCCACTATTCACGGTCTCTACAACGGTTGACCCAGATTTTTGCTGGCAAATCAGAAGAGTTGCTCTCTTCACTGATCGTGATGCTCTCCCTGCTCTTTGTCACCTCGACCCTGATGTACTATGCAGAGCACGAAGCGCAACCGAATAAATTTGGTAGTATCATAGAGTCGATGTGGTGGGCCGTAGCGACGCTGACCACCGTGGGCTATGGGGATGTCACTCCAATCACCAGCTTGGGGCGCTTCCTGGGCGCTGCTTCCGCAATCATTGGAATTGGCTTGTTTGCGATTCCCACCGGCATTCTAGCTGCCGGCTTTGCAGAGCCTAACGATCCCATGGAGTCTAAAGAAATCGAAAAGAAGCCTTCCCACAAAGTCTGCCAACACTGTGGACAGACACTGGATTGA
- a CDS encoding iron ABC transporter permease, translating into MSQLLERLLPGFLQILAMLLLVGGFYLPLLLFLGGQDPLQPGVSVLRLDYLLEFLADPWNLRVLGFSLEQAFWSAVLSILLGLPGAWLLTRYDFPGRAALQRFAYLPFLLPSILVVLAMVLFFGNQGWVNQALMSLFGLKEPPVQFLYSLNGILLGHVFYNFPLAMRLIGDQWERISAKYSLAARMLGHSPLYNFLLVTLPLILPSILGAFTLIFLLCLNSFAIILVLGGGVRHTTIEVLIYQLARIDLDFSGAAVLSLLQSGLAIFTLLLLLKQHRKQRPIRQQSLPRLWLPDQLRLRRPEAWLGLAWLVAALTFGVGPLLAIVFDSLRQADAFTWDAYQVLFAERENNRFFSALWNSFRIGLTSALLASLLGAGLLIWLERVPLRLRAGLEGLILLPMAFSTVVFGVAWFHLNQSWLAGSVSLFWIAAALHAILGCPYWLRLVLPTWRAIPAQWHTESKILCIPRLRFWRIVLWPWLRPTLLLAFGFAFALSLGELNSILMIADETVRTLPLEIYSALSGYRFHQASAVGVILLAMSVGLFLLVERTALLRE; encoded by the coding sequence ATGAGCCAACTCCTGGAGCGTTTGCTTCCTGGCTTCTTGCAGATCCTGGCTATGCTGTTGCTGGTAGGTGGATTTTACTTGCCGCTGCTGTTGTTTCTGGGTGGTCAGGACCCTCTCCAACCCGGGGTCTCGGTTCTGCGCTTGGACTACCTGTTGGAGTTCTTAGCTGATCCCTGGAACCTACGAGTTCTTGGATTCTCTTTGGAGCAGGCGTTCTGGAGTGCTGTTCTTTCCATCCTGCTGGGCCTTCCCGGGGCTTGGCTGCTGACTCGCTATGACTTCCCGGGACGAGCGGCCCTGCAACGTTTTGCTTACCTGCCATTCCTGTTGCCCTCCATCTTAGTAGTGCTGGCGATGGTCCTGTTTTTTGGGAATCAGGGTTGGGTCAACCAAGCGCTGATGTCCCTCTTCGGGCTCAAAGAACCTCCAGTTCAATTCCTCTATTCACTCAATGGGATCCTGCTGGGCCATGTCTTTTACAACTTCCCACTGGCGATGCGGCTGATTGGGGATCAATGGGAGAGAATCTCTGCAAAGTATTCGCTGGCAGCACGAATGCTTGGTCATTCCCCCTTATACAACTTCTTGCTTGTGACGCTGCCGTTGATTCTTCCTTCGATTTTGGGAGCCTTCACCCTGATCTTCTTACTCTGCTTGAACAGCTTTGCCATCATCCTAGTGTTGGGAGGAGGTGTCCGCCACACGACGATCGAGGTATTGATTTATCAACTGGCACGGATTGATTTGGATTTTTCAGGAGCTGCAGTGTTGTCACTCTTGCAGTCTGGACTGGCAATCTTCACCTTGTTGCTCCTGCTCAAGCAGCATCGCAAACAGCGTCCAATACGACAGCAGTCACTACCCCGACTCTGGCTTCCTGATCAACTTCGACTGAGACGACCCGAAGCCTGGCTGGGCTTGGCTTGGTTGGTAGCTGCACTGACTTTTGGGGTTGGTCCTCTTTTGGCCATCGTGTTTGATTCCCTAAGACAAGCAGATGCTTTTACCTGGGATGCTTATCAAGTTCTCTTTGCTGAGAGGGAGAACAATCGTTTCTTTTCCGCCTTGTGGAATTCATTTCGGATTGGGTTGACGAGCGCACTGCTCGCTTCGCTCCTTGGTGCTGGGCTGCTGATTTGGTTGGAACGTGTACCGCTACGCTTGAGAGCGGGATTGGAAGGGCTGATTCTCTTGCCGATGGCTTTTTCCACGGTGGTCTTTGGGGTGGCCTGGTTTCATCTAAACCAGTCATGGCTTGCGGGGAGTGTCTCTCTTTTTTGGATTGCTGCTGCCTTGCATGCGATCCTGGGATGCCCTTACTGGCTCCGCTTGGTGCTACCAACTTGGAGGGCAATTCCCGCTCAGTGGCACACTGAATCGAAGATACTTTGCATCCCACGTCTGCGTTTCTGGAGGATTGTCCTCTGGCCCTGGCTGCGACCGACCTTGCTGCTGGCCTTTGGGTTTGCCTTTGCGCTCTCCTTGGGAGAACTCAATTCCATCCTGATGATCGCTGATGAAACAGTACGAACGCTACCCTTGGAGATCTATTCGGCTTTGTCTGGTTATCGTTTCCATCAGGCCTCTGCGGTTGGAGTTATTCTGCTGGCGATGTCGGTAGGCTTGTTTTTGCTGGTCGAACGAACTGCTCTGCTGAGAGAGTAA
- a CDS encoding thiamine ABC transporter substrate-binding protein, whose amino-acid sequence MLKQKLSRWLAGILLLTTLALPAFAQDLVVYTYDSFNTEWGPGPVVFKAFEEQCSCKVQVIAPGDSGSLLSRTILEKANPKADVLLGVNDSELAKSFKHDLWEPYRSPNLDRVPEELRLDSEYRVTPFDYGYIAFIYDSERLSSPPTSLADLSDPRFAGKVVIQSPKTSSPGLSMLHWTVAVYGEEGYLEYWDRLRPNLLTITDGWSSAYGMFTKGEVPIVLSYVTSPAYHVEYEQTERYKALDFLEGMFRQVEFAGILKGAKNQQRAREFIDFMLTSGFQDVIPLTNWMYPVAPEKALPDSYQAAVRPAKTLTLSPEEIEENNERWLRSWSRTMAQ is encoded by the coding sequence GTGCTCAAACAAAAACTATCTCGCTGGCTTGCCGGCATTCTACTGTTAACGACCCTTGCACTGCCTGCATTTGCTCAAGACCTAGTGGTCTACACCTATGACTCCTTCAATACTGAATGGGGTCCAGGACCTGTGGTCTTCAAGGCTTTTGAGGAACAGTGTTCTTGCAAGGTCCAAGTGATCGCCCCTGGGGACTCTGGTTCTTTACTGAGCCGGACAATCCTGGAAAAAGCCAATCCCAAAGCGGATGTGCTGTTGGGTGTCAATGACAGTGAACTGGCCAAGTCTTTCAAGCATGATCTCTGGGAGCCGTATCGCTCCCCCAACCTGGATCGTGTTCCTGAAGAGCTGCGGCTTGATTCTGAATACCGTGTCACTCCCTTTGACTATGGGTACATTGCCTTTATCTACGACTCTGAACGGTTGAGCTCACCACCAACGAGTCTTGCTGATCTGAGTGATCCACGTTTTGCAGGCAAGGTCGTGATTCAGAGCCCAAAAACTTCCTCACCTGGCTTGTCAATGCTCCATTGGACCGTTGCGGTTTATGGAGAAGAGGGCTATCTGGAATATTGGGATCGTTTGCGTCCGAATCTGCTAACGATCACGGACGGGTGGTCTTCAGCTTATGGCATGTTCACCAAGGGGGAGGTGCCGATTGTACTAAGCTACGTCACTAGTCCAGCCTACCACGTAGAGTATGAGCAGACGGAGCGCTACAAGGCACTGGATTTTCTGGAGGGCATGTTCCGTCAGGTTGAATTCGCAGGGATTCTCAAGGGCGCTAAGAACCAACAGCGAGCTCGTGAATTCATTGACTTCATGCTCACCTCTGGCTTTCAGGATGTGATTCCATTAACCAACTGGATGTACCCTGTGGCGCCGGAAAAAGCCTTGCCAGATTCCTATCAAGCTGCGGTGCGTCCGGCCAAGACGCTCACTCTCTCCCCAGAAGAAATTGAGGAAAACAATGAACGGTGGCTTCGAAGCTGGTCGCGGACAATGGCGCAGTGA